A part of Arachis hypogaea cultivar Tifrunner chromosome 12, arahy.Tifrunner.gnm2.J5K5, whole genome shotgun sequence genomic DNA contains:
- the LOC112727782 gene encoding auxin response factor 9: protein MMLNRGSNVSAEGGGDELYSQLWKACAGPLVDVPRVGERVFYFPQGHMEQLEASTNQELNQRIPLFKLPSKILCRVVNIHLLAEQETDEVYAQITLVPESNQADEPTSPDPSPAEPTRPTVHSFSKVLTASDTSTHGGFSVLRKHATECLPALDMSQPTPTQELVAKDLHGYEWRFKHIFRGQPRRHLLTTGWSTFVTSKRLVAGDTFVFLRGQNGELRVGVRRLARQQSNMPSSVISSQSMHLGVLATASHAVATQTLFVVYYKPRTSQFIISLNKYLDAVNNKFSVGMRFKMRFEGDDSTDTDKRFSGTIVGLEDISPHWENSKWRSLKVQWDEPAAVPRPDRVSPWEMEPYVAPALTSSVQPAVVKAKRPRPPSEHPDLDTQSAASVFWDSGLTQADMTQHSVMAESKRSDTTSVWHHKQIDMNSKSNSNLMSRNQTEGSWLSSPHSSCPSQLFQDTMDDSKSVSAWPAPNPHSSRLNNDHVHDQVDKENKAETATSCRLFGIDLIDHSRNSSAVEKAAAQAVNVHSFTSEGCVSTVSKTEAGQKSDASKTGKEKKQEQQQVSPKESQSKQICSRSRTKVQMQGVAVGRAVDLTMLDGYEHLIVELEELFDIKGQLQDRNKWEIVFTDDEGDMMLVGDDPWPEFCHMVRRIFICSSQDVKKMSTGSKLPISSIEEGTVISSETAET, encoded by the exons ATGATGTTGAATCGCGGGTCAAATGTTTCGGCCGAAG GGGGTGGAGATGAGCTGTATTCGCAGCTATGGAAGGCATGTGCGGGACCACTGGTGGACGTTCCTCGTGTTGGAGAGAGGGTCTTCTACTTCCCTCAGGGGCACATGGAACAA TTAGAGGCATCAACGAATCAGGAATTGAATCAGAGGATTCCGTTGTTCAAACTTCCCTCGAAGATCCTTTGTCGCGTCGTGAACATTCATTTACTG GCTGAACAAGAAACTGATGAGGTTTATGCACAGATTACTTTGGTGCCGGAATCTAAT CAAGCTGATGAGCCTACGAGCCCCGATCCGTCCCCTGCTGAACCAACAAGGCCCACAGTTCACTCGTTCTCCAAAGTTTTAACTGCTTCAGATACCAGCACCCATGGCGGCTTTTCTGTTCTCAGGAAACATGCCACAGAGTGCCTTCCTGCTTTG gaCATGTCCCAACCAACACCGACTCAGGAATTGGTTGCGAAGGATCTTCATGGTTATGAATGGCGCTTCAAGCATATATTTCGAG GTCAACCACGCAGACACTTGCTCACAACAGGGTGGAGTACTTTTGTGACTTCCAAAAGATTGGTTGCTGGAGACACCTTTGTATTCTTGAG AGGGCAGAATGGGGAATTGCGCGTAGGAGTGCGCCGTCTTGCTCGTCAGCAGAGTAACATGCCATCATCTGTAATTTCCAGTCAGAGCATGCACCTCGGTGTGCTTGCTACTGCCTCTCATGCTGTTGCTACTCAGACACTTTTCGTAGTTTATTATAAGCCACG CACGAGCCAGTTCATCATCAGCCTCAACAAGTATTTGGATGCTGTCAACAACAAATTTAGTGTTGGGATGAGGTTTAAGATGAGGTTCGAAGGGGATGATTCTACAGACACTGATAAAAG ATTTTCGGGTACCATTGTTGGATTGGAAGATATATCTCCTCATTGGGAAAATTCTAAATGGCGATCACTCAAG GTTCAATGGGATGAACCTGCAGCTGTTCCAAGACCTGATAGGGTTTCCCCATGGGAGATGGAACCCTACGTGGCTCCTGCTCTTACATCCTCAGTTCAACCTGCTGTTGTAAAGGCCAAAAGGCCTCGACCACCAAGTGAACATCCCGATCTCG ACACCCAATCGGCTGCCTCAGTTTTCTGGGATTCAGGTCTTACACAGGCTGATATGACACAGCATAGTGTGATGGCCGAAAGTAAAAGGAGTGATACTACCAGCGTGTGGCATCATAAGCAGATCGATATGAATAGTAAAAGCAACAGCAATCTGATGTCAAGGAATCAGACAGAAGGAAGTTGGCTATCTTCCCCCCATTCTTCTTGTCCTTCGCAATTATTTCAGGACACAATGGATGACAGCAAGAGCGTCTCAGCTTGGCCTGCTCCAAATCCACACTCGTCTAGATTGAACAATGATCATGTGCATGATCAGGTTGACAAGGAAAACAAAGCTGAGACTGCTACGAGTTGTCGACTTTTTGGCATTGACCTTATTGATCATTCCCGGAACTCGTCTGCTGTAGAGAAGGCGGCTGCACAGGCGGTAAACGTTCACAGTTTCACCTCTGAAGGCTGTGTGAGCACAGTTTCCAAAACTGAGGCAGGTCAAAAGTCTGATGCCTCGAAGACTGGTAAGGAGAAGAAACAAGAGCAGCAGCAAGTATCGCCAAAAGAGAGTCAGAGCAAGCAGATATGTAGCAGAAGTCGCACCAAG GTTCAAATGCAGGGTGTCGCAGTAGGTCGTGCCGTGGATCTGACTATGTTGGATGGCTATGAGCATCTTATTGTTGAATTGGAGGAGTTGTTCGACATAAAAGGGCAGCTTCAAGACAGGAATAAGTGGGAAATTGTCTTCACTGATGATGAGGGAGATATGATGCTGGTGGGAGACGATCCATGGCC TGAATTCTGCCACATGGTTAGGAGAATTTTTATCTGTTCCAGTCAAGATGTGAAGAAGATGAGCACAGGAAGCAAACTACCAATCTCTTCAATTGAAGAAGGCACTGTAATAAGTTCAGAAACTGCTGAAACATga